The Maridesulfovibrio hydrothermalis AM13 = DSM 14728 DNA window CATGAGCCAGGCTTTGCGGGAAAGGCGAATGCGTCCGTTAGGCTGTACTTCAACAACTTTAACGGTAATTTCCTGACCCAGTTGCACAACGTCAGTTACGCTTTCGATGCGTTCAACATCGATCTGGGAGATGTGCAGCAGACCTTCAAGTCCGGGCAGGATCTCAACGATTGCACCGATTTCAAGGATCTTTTTAACAGTACCTACGTAGTTGGTACCGAGATCGGCTGTCTGATCGTAGTACTGAACCATTTCCACGGTCTTCTTGAGAGACTCAAGAGTAGGCGCGAAGATGGAAACTTTACCGGAATCTTCGATATCGATATCAGCTGATGTTTCAGCTGTGATAGCTTTGATGTTTTTACCACCGGGTCCGATAAGGTCTCTGATCTTTTCGGGGTTGATGGTGAGAACTTCCATCTGAGGTGCGTTAACGGAAAGCTCAGCTCTAGGCTCGGCAATAACCTGTTTCATGTCATCAAGGATGAGCTGACGGGCTTCTTTAGCCTGAGCAAGGGCTTTGCGCAGAACTTCTGCGGGGATGCCGCTGATCTTGATATCCATCTGAATTGCAGTGATACCTTCTTCAGTACCAGCAACTTTGAAGTCCATATCTCCGAGAGCATCTTCATCACCGAGAATGTCGGTAAGAACGTAGAAGCCGTCTCCTTCCTGACAAAGCCCCATTGCGATACCCGCAACAGGCGCGCTGATGGGTACACCTGCGTCCATGAGGGACAGGGTTGTGCCGCATACGGAAGCCATTGAGGAAGAACCGTTAGAGTCCATGACCTCGGAAACTACGCGCATAGTGAAAGGGAATTTTTCAGGGGAAGGCAGAACGGGGCGCAGAGCGCGTTCAGCCAGTGTTCCGTGGCCGATTTCACGGCGGGAGGGAGCACGCAGAAATCTGGCTTCACCCACGCAGTAAGGGGGGAAGTTGTAATGGAGCATGAAACGCTTGGTTCCTTCACCGATGAGTGTTTCAAATCTCTGCTCATCACGGGAGGAACCGAGTGTGCATACTGCAAGTGCGGAAGTTTCACCTCTGCGGAAAAGTGCAGAGCCGTGAGTCATAGGCAGGTTGCCTACTTCCATGGAAAGGTTACGCACAGTGGTCAGGTCACGTCCGTCAATGCGGATGCCTTCATTTACGATGCGGTCACGTACAATTTTCTTTTCAAGAGCAGCCATTGCTTCGCCGACAGCTTTTGCTCTTTTAGGCTCTTCGGGAAATTTTTCTTCGATGAGCTTAACAGCGTTGGATTTTACTTCGGCCTTGGCAGCTCTGCGTGTCATCTTTTCAGGGATGGTGAGAGCTTTGTCTAGATCAGCTGCAAATGTGTCAGTTACCAGAGTGATAACTTCTTCGTCTTTTACAGGCTCTACAACTTCGACTTTAGGACGGCCTACTTTTTCTCTGAGCGCATCCTGAAGGTCAAACATAGGTCCGAGCTGCTCGTGACCGAACTCAAGTGCTTCAGCAATGGTGTTCTCAGAAAGGAACTGGGAGCTGCCTTCAACCATGATAACTGCGTCGCGAGTAGCTGCAAAGATGAGGTTGAGGTCGCTGTCTTCAGAAATTCCTTTATATGTGGGGTAGAGAACAAATTCGTTGTTCACCATGCCGACTCTGGCTGCTGCAACAGGACCGTTGAAGGGCATGTCGGAGATATGCAGAGCTGCGGATGCTCCGGTCATTGCCAGAACATCAGGGTTGGTGTTTGTGTCAGCGGAAAGTACAGTTGCGATAACCTGCACTTCGTCGCAGAAAGCTTTGGGGAACATGGGGCGGATGGGGCGGTCCATGAGACGGGAGACAAGTGTTTCACGGTCAGAAGGACGGCCTACTTCACGACGGAAGTAACCACCGGGAATGCGTCCGGCTGCGTAGGTTTTTTCAAGGTAGTTGCAGGTAAGGGGGAAGAAGTCCCGAGGTTCGCTGGTAGCCATGCTTACTGCTGTTACGTGTACAACGGTTCCGCCGGACTGAATCCATACGCTACCGTTAGTCTGGTTGGCCATGCGTCCGGTCTCGAGTTTGATATCGAGATTCCCGACCTGACCGAGAACTGAGGTGGTTTCAAAAGGTGTTAGCATTAAAAATCCTTATTAATGTAAAGTATTTATTAGATAGGGAATCTAAAAACCCCCCGGATTTTCTAGCCGGCTTAGGGAAGATTTCATTGAGTAATGAACTCTTTCCTTAGCCAACTAAAAATCCATCGTGGGACAGTTTCAGGTTCCGCCTGTCTGACTTCTAAATTCGAGTCAGATTATATTTATATCTCTTATGCGAAGTAATATAACTATTATCTATATGATGTATAGTCTTATGGAAATACAAAAGGTGAATATTTTTCAGCAATAGAAAGGGGAGGGCATGCCCTCCCCTGAAAAACTGCTTATTTGCGAAGACCAAGTCTTGCAATAAGGTCACGGTAACGCTGAATATCTTTTGATTTCAGGTATTTCAGGATGTTTCTGCGCTGGCCGACCATTTTGAGCAGGCCTGTGCGGGAGTGAAAATCCTTTTTGTGACCTTTGAAGTGGTCTGTCAGGTACGTAATTCTTGCGGTAAGAAGAGCTACCTGTACTTCAGGGGAACCGGTGTCACCTGGTTTAGTCTGGTATTCCTCAATAACTTTTGCCTTATCTTCTGCAGTCATAACCATAGCGTTATCCTCCTTCACGCCGAGGCGTGAATGTATTGTTTGTGCTGGAACTGGATCTCCCGCGGGGAATCAACCCCACAAGCCGCGAAGAATTACCCAGAGAAGCTTTCCGTCTATTGACTTCGTCTCCATAAGGGCCAGAGCATTACCATCGGTATCAAGGAACATAGCCCTTTCGCCTTCGATAATATCTGCTTCTGCTGAACATACTTCCTCTACAGGAATTCTGAATCCATTCTTGATGTTTGCAATCACAGGTTCAGATGGTGTGAACTTGTGCCAGTGAGGGAGTGCATCCGCAAGCGGAATAATTCGTCCCTCAAATCCATCAGGATCGGCCAGAACTTCGTCGAGTTCATGTGCTTCGCTAAGCCGGTAAGGCCGGCTCTCTTCGCGTCTAAGTGATTCCATTACCGCGCCACATTCGAGTCGCGACCCCAAGCTATGGACCAGGGAGCGTATGTAGGTGCCGGCAGAGCACCCAACTCGAAAACGGGCTTTTGGCAGAGTCACTTCCAGCGGTTCTGCGTCAAAAATTTCAATGCTCTTAATTTTAACGGGAGTTTCCTCACCATTTCGAGCCAGCTCATAGAGCGGTCGGCCCTTGTGCTTAGCAGCCGAATATGCAGGAACCTCCTGACTAGTCAAGTCATTCCATGCTAAAATTTCATTTTCCACCATTTTTTCAGTGATCTCAGAAATGTCTCCGGTGGATGTTACTGTCCCTTGGATGTCGTAAGTGTCTGTGCTTTCACCTATAATCAGGCTTCCAGAGTACACTTTATCATGCCCTGTCAAATATGGCCCGAGTTTTGTCGCCTGACCCAGCATTACCAGCAGTACGCCTTCGGCAAGAGGATCGAGTGTTCCGGCATGACCTATTTTAAATTGCTTAAATTCGCGTTTAATTGAATTGAGGCAATCTGTTGATGTCGGGCCTGAAGGTTTGTTCAGAACCAGAACACCGTGTTTTTGAAAAGGGCTTGTACGAGGTTTTCTTCCCACTTGAAAATCCTTTTGGGTAGGATGCGCTATCGCGTTTGATAAATAATTTTGCTTCCCAGCGGATAAATTGGATAACTCCCTGCAGAATTTCTGTCAGGTTATGTACTGTAACCTTGCAGTCTGCCCCGGAGAAGCGAAATAAACAACGAGTAAAGTTTAATTACTCACGCAAAGCATATTAAAAAGTTTTTTGGAGAGTCCGGAGATGGTTTCCGGCAGGACCGGCGGAGACCTCTTAGTTTGCTAATTTATCACCTATAGCGGCGATGAGTTTTTCGCGTACTGTCTCTGGGTTGTTTTCAATTACTCCACCGCTGGCATTCCGGTGTCCTCCTCCGCAAAAAAGGGAGGCAATGGACTGGACATCAACATTTGCTTCTGAACGCAGACTGAATTTGTATCTGAGCGGGCTGTCTTCGCGTATGAGAACAGCAACACGTACATCGCGTATTCTCAGTATAAAGCTGACCAGTCCTTCGCAATCAGGGCCGACTGCGTCAGTTTCATCCATCATTTCCTGAGGAATGAAGATCATGGCAGTTTGACCGTTGTGGTGCAGTTCTATTTTGCTAAGAGCGACAGTCCAGAGATTGATCCGTTTCATGGTCCACTGGTTGCGGATTTTAGGAACGAACTCTTCTAGCTTCAAACCATGTCTCAGAATGTCAGCAATGATTTCGAGTGTTTCCGGTTTGGTGTTTCCGTATGTGAAAAAACCTGTGTCGGTTGCAATGGAAAGGTAGATTGCTTCACCCAGTTTGCCGGCAAGAGAGATGTTCAGTTCGCGGGCAATGAGGGTGATCATTTCTCCTACAGCCGGGCGGTTGGTATCTACCCAGTTGACTGCCGCAAAATCTGAATTGCCCATGTGGTGGTCAATATTGATGGACTTTTCGGGGTCCATTGCATTCATCAGAGGTTCGCCCATGCGCGGTGCGTCACCGCAATCCAAAATAATATACCATCCTTCGAACCCTTTGGGGATTTCAGTCTGGATGGGGGAGGGGGTGCTGAACCATTTCATGGTTTCAGGCATTCCGCTTTGATTATAGAGGCGAAAACGTTTACCTAGCGATTCAAGGATATAGCCAAGCGCAGCTGTGGAGCCGAGCGCATCACCATCTGGGTTGAAATGCGCTGCGACGAGAAAGTCGTTTTCTTCTTTAAGAATCCGACATATTTCTTTCAACTGAGCTTCCATACACCATCTCCTCGAGAAAATTATCGTGAACAAATCTGAGTTCGGGAATCTGACGGGTGCGTATACGCTTACTGAGTTTGCTGCGTATAAAACCTTTGGCTTTGTTAAGGCCGACAACTGCTGCTTCAATCTTTACCTTGTCTCCTGACATGGTAAACATTACTTCTGCAATTTTGTTGTCTTTATTCATCCTGACTCCGCTGATAGAGACCATTTCAAGTCGTGGGTCCGCAATCTCTTCGATGAGCATTGTGGCTATTTCGCGCATGATCTGGTCAGCCATTTTGACAGAGCGGCGTGATGTGGATGTCTTCATTTTATTACTACCTCTAAAAAAAACTATCCTGACCACAGGGACAGGAACTGAAAATTTCGGTTTCACAGTGAACCAGCTCTGCCGGAGATATTGCCTCGATCATGGCCAGAGCTTTTGATAATCTGCTTTCTACTTTGCGTGTGTCATTAGCCACTGTCACGGCAGCAAGTACCAGCCTTTCGTGAGAATCCATCGCTTCAACTTCCGACACGGATACGTTGAACTTATTTCGAAGCTTTTGCTTCAGGCTGAGTGATATTTTGCGTTTGCCTTTGAGTGATCTGTTGCCGTGAAGTCTGAATTCCAGTGACAGTACGCCTATTATCATTTTTAGAAAAAATTTAAAACAGGGGCGGAAATATTTCCGCCCCTGATGATTTTATTATGAGAGAGTTCTTGCTACTTCGACTTCTTCAAAAGCTTCAATAAAGTCGCCTTCTTTAATGTCGTTGTATCTTTCAAGTCCTACACCGCACTCGTAGCCTTTGGCCACTTCTTTGGCATCGTCTTTGAAACGTTTGAGCGAGGTAAGTGTTCCGGTGTAGATAACAACACCGTCACGCAGCAATCTTACCTGAGCATGTCTTGTCAACTTGCCGTCTGCAACCATACAACCTGCGATGGTGCCGACTTTGGGGACAGAGAATGTCTGGCGAACTTCGGCCTGACCAAGGTAGTTTTCCTTGATATCCGGGGAGAGCATGCCGCCCATAGCGTCTTTGATCTCGTTAACCAGTTTGTAGATGATGTCGTAGAAGCGAATTTCGACTTCTTCCTGTTCAGCCACTTCTTTGATTTTAACAGTAGGTCTTACGTTAAAACCGATGATGATGGCCTGTGATGCGGATGCAAGCAGAATATCGGATTCTGTGATTGCACCTGCGCCGCCGTGGATGACTTCAACTTTAATCTCATCAGTTGCCAGTTTGGCAAGAGCTTCACCGATAGCTTCAAGTGAACCCTGTACGTCAGCCTTGAGGACAACGTTAAGAGTCTGGATCTTCTGATCCGGCTTGGAGGCGAGGAAGGATTCAAGAGTGACCTTGGATTTTCCTGCCAGCTCGCGTTCACGGTGTTTGAGCTTGCGTTCCTGAGCAATTCTGCGGGCAATTTTATCATCAGCTACGCAGATAAACTCGTCACCTGCTTGCGGAATTCCGTCAAAACCCTGAATTTCAACAGGGAAAGCCGGTCCGGCACTTTCGATTTTCTTGCCGTGATCATTGAACATTGCTCTGACTCGTCCGTGGTAGAGACCGCAGACAAATGGATCACCCTGCTTGATTGTACCTTCCTGAATGAGGACAGTACCGACAGGACCACGACCCTTATCAAGTTTTGCTTCAACGATGTTACCGCGTGCAGACTTATCGGGGTTGGCTCTAAGCTCAAGTACTTCAGCCTGAAGCTGAACCATTTCGAGCAGCTGATCCAGCCCGGTTTTCTGTTTAGCAGAGACGGGAACGAACATGGTGTCGCCGCCCCAGTCCTCTGGAACGAGGTCATAGTCTGCAAGTTCACGCTGTACTCTTTCAGGGTTGGCACCTTCTTTATCCATTTTGTTGACTGCAACAACAATGGGAACGCCTGCCGCTTTGGAGTGACTGATTGCTTCACGGGTCTGATCCATGACACCGTCATCAGCTGCTACAACGAGGATAACAATATCAGTTACCTGAGCACCGCGCATACGCATGGTGGTGAACGCTTCATGACCGGGAGTATCAAGGAATACTATTTCGCCGCGGTCTGTTTTTACGTGGTAAGCACCGATATGCTGGGTGATGCCACCAGCTTCACCATCGGTAACAGTACTGTGACGGATGGCGTCAAGCAGTGATGTTTTACCGTGGTCAACGTGACCCATAATAGTCACGATAGGCGGACGGGCTTTGAGGTTCTTTT harbors:
- the rpsO gene encoding 30S ribosomal protein S15, producing MVMTAEDKAKVIEEYQTKPGDTGSPEVQVALLTARITYLTDHFKGHKKDFHSRTGLLKMVGQRRNILKYLKSKDIQRYRDLIARLGLRK
- a CDS encoding DUF503 domain-containing protein gives rise to the protein MIIGVLSLEFRLHGNRSLKGKRKISLSLKQKLRNKFNVSVSEVEAMDSHERLVLAAVTVANDTRKVESRLSKALAMIEAISPAELVHCETEIFSSCPCGQDSFF
- the infB gene encoding translation initiation factor IF-2; the protein is MASKIKVKELATELGVNPKDILQKLREQGVQAKSTVADIDEEHAATIRKELSGASADVVSREVQPGVIVRRRRGGKTKAKAETADAAETKEAAPEKKEKKEKAPKKAAPVEKKDAGAEKAPAKKKKAKKKAPAKAEKPLVKVIKPEDLEKKEAAPVKEEPVTEPKAETPPSAKPAEKKAPAEDAAAAPPAKEAAKEEPKAKPEKKAEEKEVKAKDAEPKKKKRKKKKEIEAPKVKIISRPDPNLQAAQRAAEGPGGGRTPAARTGGRPGGRPAGGRPGGSGGRPGGRPGGGRPGGQGGRPGGRPGGPTGGGRPVPGAPQPANDQSKKKKFKKDKRVVEFGKDYRKGDKDRELENKFRKRKGKKGRGRPEPQPVQQKPLKAAKRKIKFNEAIRLADMAHQMGLKAQELIKTLFGLGVMATINQSLDLDTATLLAAEFEYEVENVSYSEEELLVPVSAVDEEKNLKARPPIVTIMGHVDHGKTSLLDAIRHSTVTDGEAGGITQHIGAYHVKTDRGEIVFLDTPGHEAFTTMRMRGAQVTDIVILVVAADDGVMDQTREAISHSKAAGVPIVVAVNKMDKEGANPERVQRELADYDLVPEDWGGDTMFVPVSAKQKTGLDQLLEMVQLQAEVLELRANPDKSARGNIVEAKLDKGRGPVGTVLIQEGTIKQGDPFVCGLYHGRVRAMFNDHGKKIESAGPAFPVEIQGFDGIPQAGDEFICVADDKIARRIAQERKLKHRERELAGKSKVTLESFLASKPDQKIQTLNVVLKADVQGSLEAIGEALAKLATDEIKVEVIHGGAGAITESDILLASASQAIIIGFNVRPTVKIKEVAEQEEVEIRFYDIIYKLVNEIKDAMGGMLSPDIKENYLGQAEVRQTFSVPKVGTIAGCMVADGKLTRHAQVRLLRDGVVIYTGTLTSLKRFKDDAKEVAKGYECGVGLERYNDIKEGDFIEAFEEVEVARTLS
- the pnp gene encoding polyribonucleotide nucleotidyltransferase, with the protein product MLTPFETTSVLGQVGNLDIKLETGRMANQTNGSVWIQSGGTVVHVTAVSMATSEPRDFFPLTCNYLEKTYAAGRIPGGYFRREVGRPSDRETLVSRLMDRPIRPMFPKAFCDEVQVIATVLSADTNTNPDVLAMTGASAALHISDMPFNGPVAAARVGMVNNEFVLYPTYKGISEDSDLNLIFAATRDAVIMVEGSSQFLSENTIAEALEFGHEQLGPMFDLQDALREKVGRPKVEVVEPVKDEEVITLVTDTFAADLDKALTIPEKMTRRAAKAEVKSNAVKLIEEKFPEEPKRAKAVGEAMAALEKKIVRDRIVNEGIRIDGRDLTTVRNLSMEVGNLPMTHGSALFRRGETSALAVCTLGSSRDEQRFETLIGEGTKRFMLHYNFPPYCVGEARFLRAPSRREIGHGTLAERALRPVLPSPEKFPFTMRVVSEVMDSNGSSSMASVCGTTLSLMDAGVPISAPVAGIAMGLCQEGDGFYVLTDILGDEDALGDMDFKVAGTEEGITAIQMDIKISGIPAEVLRKALAQAKEARQLILDDMKQVIAEPRAELSVNAPQMEVLTINPEKIRDLIGPGGKNIKAITAETSADIDIEDSGKVSIFAPTLESLKKTVEMVQYYDQTADLGTNYVGTVKKILEIGAIVEILPGLEGLLHISQIDVERIESVTDVVQLGQEITVKVVEVQPNGRIRLSRKAWLMEQAGQEVDLEKFKMGGRPGGGRRDDRRGGGPRGGRPGGGGRR
- the truB gene encoding tRNA pseudouridine(55) synthase TruB, with amino-acid sequence MGRKPRTSPFQKHGVLVLNKPSGPTSTDCLNSIKREFKQFKIGHAGTLDPLAEGVLLVMLGQATKLGPYLTGHDKVYSGSLIIGESTDTYDIQGTVTSTGDISEITEKMVENEILAWNDLTSQEVPAYSAAKHKGRPLYELARNGEETPVKIKSIEIFDAEPLEVTLPKARFRVGCSAGTYIRSLVHSLGSRLECGAVMESLRREESRPYRLSEAHELDEVLADPDGFEGRIIPLADALPHWHKFTPSEPVIANIKNGFRIPVEEVCSAEADIIEGERAMFLDTDGNALALMETKSIDGKLLWVILRGLWG
- a CDS encoding DHH family phosphoesterase, translated to MEAQLKEICRILKEENDFLVAAHFNPDGDALGSTAALGYILESLGKRFRLYNQSGMPETMKWFSTPSPIQTEIPKGFEGWYIILDCGDAPRMGEPLMNAMDPEKSINIDHHMGNSDFAAVNWVDTNRPAVGEMITLIARELNISLAGKLGEAIYLSIATDTGFFTYGNTKPETLEIIADILRHGLKLEEFVPKIRNQWTMKRINLWTVALSKIELHHNGQTAMIFIPQEMMDETDAVGPDCEGLVSFILRIRDVRVAVLIREDSPLRYKFSLRSEANVDVQSIASLFCGGGHRNASGGVIENNPETVREKLIAAIGDKLAN
- the rbfA gene encoding 30S ribosome-binding factor RbfA, producing the protein MKTSTSRRSVKMADQIMREIATMLIEEIADPRLEMVSISGVRMNKDNKIAEVMFTMSGDKVKIEAAVVGLNKAKGFIRSKLSKRIRTRQIPELRFVHDNFLEEMVYGSSVERNMSDS